CGGCCTCCCGCCGCTACCAAACAATCCTGGATGCTCGATGCTTGATACTCGATGCTCGATACTCGATCCTCGATGGCTCGATACTCGATCCTCGATGGCTCGATGCTCGATACTCGATGCTCGATCCTGAATATTCGATACGGGACACTATATCCTATATCCTTTATCCGCATCGAGCATCCGAGCATCCAGCATCGAGCATCCAGCACCGAGCATCGAGCATCGAGGATCGATCCTTACTTACGCTACTTCCTTCTGAAGAACGAGAGTCGGCATCATCTTCTTTTCTACGGTCTCTTTAGTAACCACACATTCAACAATATCATTCCGGGAAGGAAGCTCATACATTATATCCAGCATCAACTCTTCAATGATGGCCCTAAGCCCTCTGGCGCCTGTCTCTCTCTTCATTGCCGCCGCCGCCACCGACTCTCTGGCCTCTTCCGTAAAGTGAAGCCTGACCCCTTCCAATTCAAAGAATCTTTGATACTGTTTAATCAGGGCATTGCGTGGTTCGACTAATATCCGGTTTAAGGCATCTTTATCCAGGGCGTCAAGGCCGGCGGTAATTGGAATTCGGCCGACAAACTCGGGAATAAGGCCATATTTTAAAAGATCGTCCGGGATAACCTGATTCAAGATCTCTCCGATCTTCTTTTCTTTTTTATGTCTAACCTCTCCGCCAAAGCCCATGGTCTTGCGGCCGATTCGCTGTTCAATAATAGACTCCAGGCCAATAAAGGCCCCACCGCAGATAAAGAGGATATTAGTCGTATCAATCTGGATAAAATCTTGATGGGGATGTTTTCTTCCACCCTGAGGGGGGACATTGGCCACCGTGCCCTCCAGAATTTTCAACAGGGCTTGCTGAACGCCTTCTCCTGAGACATCCC
This portion of the bacterium genome encodes:
- the clpX gene encoding ATP-dependent Clp protease ATP-binding subunit ClpX, which produces MLEFGEGKENLKCSFCNKSQREVKRLVAGPGVYICDECIELCNEIVAEEWDEGVPQLAGLPRPKEIKRMLDEYIIGQERAKKVLSVAVYNHYKRINMPSKDVELEKSNILLIGPTGTGKTLLAQTLARILDVPFVIVDATALTEAGYVGEDVENILLRLIQVADLDIKRAETGIIYIDEIDKTARKGGDNPSITRDVSGEGVQQALLKILEGTVANVPPQGGRKHPHQDFIQIDTTNILFICGGAFIGLESIIEQRIGRKTMGFGGEVRHKKEKKIGEILNQVIPDDLLKYGLIPEFVGRIPITAGLDALDKDALNRILVEPRNALIKQYQRFFELEGVRLHFTEEARESVAAAAMKRETGARGLRAIIEELMLDIMYELPSRNDIVECVVTKETVEKKMMPTLVLQKEVA